The genomic region AATGGCCAGCCACGACTCCCGCGCCACCGGATCGATGGCATAGACGCCCTGGGCATAGTCTTGCAGCGTTAAATCGGGAAATAATTGCCGGTAGTATTGCCTGAACCGGACCTGGTCCTGCACAGGATCGGCAAAAGAGGGCAGGGCAAGCGATAAAATCAATACCCGGAAAAAAGACGAGCATCGAACTTCCTTCATGGTTCCCACGCTCTGCGTTCCGAACCGGAGAGCGGTTCGAACTGCGTTCCCATTCATGCCCTTTAGGGTGCGCAGAGCGTGGGAACGATCAGGTTGCATTTCAGGAAGTTATTTTTAGTCATATCTTAAATAACACCGGCTTATTTGACGACGTGCTCTTCATGATCGGTGTTGCCGAGATTGTCGCGCCAGCCGATCGAAATTTTATCGCCGGCTTGGCCGCCTTTCAGCATGAAGGCGAAATAGGGATCTTTGGATACGCTGGCGCCCAGGGCGCCGCTGACGACCGTCCGGCCGTTGACGCTGACCGTGAGTTCCTGAATGTAATGGGCCGGGATCGGACGGTTCGTCTCCGGATCGCGATTGCGGCCGGTTTCCATCGGATGAGTGATCAGGGTTCGGATCTGGGTCTTGCCGTCCATGCGTTTGCTTCGGATTTTGATGCTGGACATGCTAGCCTCCGCAGCCGCCGATAGTGACTTTGACGAGCTGTCGGGCACCGTAAAGACCCCGGCCGGTTTCGGCGACGACCCAGACGTCGGAAGTTTCCGCCATTTTGAACCGAGCGGAAACGAAGGCTTCCAGTTCGGGAGACAATTCAAAGCGGGCCGCCAGCGGCACCGGATTTTTTTCCACCAGGATCGACAGGGCAGTGACCTGATCCAGTGTCGTACTGACGGTAATCGGCACGACCGCGCCGTTTTCCGCGATCTGGGGAAGCTTGAGGCCGATCCGGTCGGTTTCGGTAATTTTTCCTGGGCCGAACAACCGGGTCAGCGACGCCTGGATGGGACCGGGACGGAAATCATCGGCCGTCCATCGGGCGCGGGCCTCGCTAGGGACAAGCCAGCCTGTACCTGAAGCCAGGGCGCCGGCACCGAAGGCCAGGGTTCGTTTGATGAATGTTCTGCGAGTGTTGGGCATGGTTATCCGGGGGAGAAACGGTCTGTCAGGGTAAATTCCACAAATAATCGACGATCTTGTCGATGTCCTCGGAGCTGAGGATTTGGTTTCGACCGAAAGGCGGCATGCTGGTTTCGGGATTGAAGCGGGTCGCGTCGAAAATTTGTTCGCGCAATTGCCGTTTGTTTTCGAAGCGGGACGCAAGCCCCGTCAGCGGCGGGCCGATATTGCCCGGATCTTTCCCGTCTTCTATCCGGTGACAGGCCAGACAGTTACCCTGGTTGCGATCGAACGCGATCCGTTTGCCTTCGTTAAGCCTTTGCCTGGACAATTCCGACGAGGAGGCGCAAGAGAACAAGAGCGCTGCGGCCAACATCGGGAGTATTCTCATCACCGGCAAGGGCGGCTGAACAAGGCCTGATAATTTCGGGCGGACTGCTCCGGTTCGCAATCGAAGAGGCCGCCGATGACCGCCAGCAGATCCGCGCCGGCCTCCAGCAGTTGCGCGCCGTTTTCCGGAAGGATGCCGCCGATCGCGACCCTGGGCACGGTCAAGGCCTGTTTCGCCCGGCGCAGCGTTGCCGGGTCGGCCGGCCGGGCCAAGGGCTTGGACGAGGACGGAAAAAAGCGGCCGAAGGCGACGTAATCGGCGCCCCGCCGCTCCGCTGCCAGCGCCAGCTCGACCGAGTTGTAACAGGAGCAGCCGATGATGGCTTCGGGGCCCAGCCGGTCTCTCGCTTCCTCGATGGCCGAGTCTTCCCGGCCGAGATGGACGCCATCCGCTCCGGCCTGGAGCGCCAGCTCGACATCGTCGTTGATCAGCAGCGGCACCTGGTGACGATGGCAGAGCTGGACCAGTTGCCGGGCAAGATCGAGCGCGTTGTCGGGATGCTTGTCGCGGTACTGGACCACCACGGCGCCGCCCCGGAGGGCCGCGGCGACTTCCTCGACGACGGTATCGGCGGATTTGTTGGCGGTTTGGGTAATGGCGTAAAGCCCCCGGGTCGGGAATTTCATTCTTCAGTTTCCGTCCAGAAAAAGCGGTCGGGATTGTGTTGACCTTTGCCCGGCCGATAGGCGTTGCTCAAGGCGTTCCAGGTGTACTCCTGGGCTTCGAAAACGGCTTGCTCCGCGGCCAGGCCATGCGCCATCAGCCCGGCAATGGCGGCGGCAAGGGTGCAGCCGGAGCCGTGATAATTGGCGGGCAGCCGGTCCCAGGTATAGGTTTCCCACAGGCGCCGGTCGTGAAACAACGTATTGCTGACGGCGGGGGTGTTTTCATGGGTGCCGGTGATCAGCACGTAGCGGCAGCCGTAATTCAGCAAGGCCAGCCCGCAGCGATCGAGGCCGCTTTCGCCGGTCAGCCGGCGGGCCTCGTTGCTGTTGGGCGTCAACACGGTAGTCAGAGGCAGCAGCGCTTCGAGGATGGCGGCGATCAATGGTTCGCCGGCCAGTTCGGCGCCTCCGCCGGCGGCCAGTACGGGATCGAGAATCACCGGAATGCCGGCATGCCGGCTAAGGATCGAACCGATCGCATGGGCGGTTTCGGGGTGACCGATCAAGCCGATCTTGAAAGCCTTCACCGGCAGGTCATCCAGGAGGGTATTCGCCTGGCTGATAATGTCTTCCGGGTGTTGCGGCAGCAGTTTCCTGACGTTGCGGCTGTCCTGTTCCGTTAACGCGGTGACGACGCTGGCGGCATGGCAACGGTGACTGACCAGGGTTTCGATATCGGCCTGCACGCCGGCGCCGCCGCTGGGGTCGTGACCGGAAAAAGAAAGAACAACGGGGCGTTCGAACGGCATTGAAAAGTCTGTAAAACGGCATGATTTCAAAGACTTTATTATACCGTATAAACCTCCGGAATACTTTTTCGAGATTCGCCGCTCCTTGAAGCCGCCTGTTTGCCCAGCATTTCTTCGGGGCTGAAATCGTCCACATCGATGGCGGCCCGCCGCGCTTGTCCGGCCAGGGCCATCAGGCCCGCTTCCTGATCGCTGATGAGGCCTTGAGCCACGGCTTCTTCGGCCATCGCCGACGGATCGCCTTTGGCCAGCCGCTTATCTTTTTGCGCCTGGCGAATTTTGGCTTCGACCGGAGCCGCCGCCAGCACGGCTTTAAAGGCGGCTTCAATCCGGCCGGTAGCGTCCTCCTTATCGAAACTGACATAGATTCCCTGCGTCAGGCGGTCCCGAACCTCCGAATCGTGTTGCAGCAGCGAGGCGGTTTGATGAATCAGGCGGTCGTTTGGAGGCGAGACCGGTTTTCCGAAAGGAAAAACCGCCAGCCGCAAAAGCCATGCGGCCGGCTGCAGCGGCAGTTTCCGGAGAATCTCCGAGAGCGCTTGCTGAGCCTGATGGAGCGTTTGCAGGCAGGCCCAATGCAGCAGCGGAATGTCTTCCTTGCGACCGCCCTGATTCTGGTAA from Methylosarcina fibrata AML-C10 harbors:
- the thiD gene encoding bifunctional hydroxymethylpyrimidine kinase/phosphomethylpyrimidine kinase: MPFERPVVLSFSGHDPSGGAGVQADIETLVSHRCHAASVVTALTEQDSRNVRKLLPQHPEDIISQANTLLDDLPVKAFKIGLIGHPETAHAIGSILSRHAGIPVILDPVLAAGGGAELAGEPLIAAILEALLPLTTVLTPNSNEARRLTGESGLDRCGLALLNYGCRYVLITGTHENTPAVSNTLFHDRRLWETYTWDRLPANYHGSGCTLAAAIAGLMAHGLAAEQAVFEAQEYTWNALSNAYRPGKGQHNPDRFFWTETEE
- the soxX gene encoding sulfur oxidation c-type cytochrome SoxX produces the protein MLAAALLFSCASSSELSRQRLNEGKRIAFDRNQGNCLACHRIEDGKDPGNIGPPLTGLASRFENKRQLREQIFDATRFNPETSMPPFGRNQILSSEDIDKIVDYLWNLP
- the soxZ gene encoding thiosulfate oxidation carrier complex protein SoxZ; this translates as MSSIKIRSKRMDGKTQIRTLITHPMETGRNRDPETNRPIPAHYIQELTVSVNGRTVVSGALGASVSKDPYFAFMLKGGQAGDKISIGWRDNLGNTDHEEHVVK
- the soxY gene encoding thiosulfate oxidation carrier protein SoxY, whose protein sequence is MPNTRRTFIKRTLAFGAGALASGTGWLVPSEARARWTADDFRPGPIQASLTRLFGPGKITETDRIGLKLPQIAENGAVVPITVSTTLDQVTALSILVEKNPVPLAARFELSPELEAFVSARFKMAETSDVWVVAETGRGLYGARQLVKVTIGGCGG
- the thiE gene encoding thiamine phosphate synthase; this translates as MKFPTRGLYAITQTANKSADTVVEEVAAALRGGAVVVQYRDKHPDNALDLARQLVQLCHRHQVPLLINDDVELALQAGADGVHLGREDSAIEEARDRLGPEAIIGCSCYNSVELALAAERRGADYVAFGRFFPSSSKPLARPADPATLRRAKQALTVPRVAIGGILPENGAQLLEAGADLLAVIGGLFDCEPEQSARNYQALFSRPCR